In Daucus carota subsp. sativus chromosome 4, DH1 v3.0, whole genome shotgun sequence, one DNA window encodes the following:
- the LOC108218970 gene encoding 2-oxoisovalerate dehydrogenase subunit alpha 1, mitochondrial, whose product MAVCLKTSRTALHYVRTRPGPAFTHLLNRTFFSCSSHHCNPRIISTNEYRVHSSFLGLGSRASQHSKALKVEDHDHSENEEWDFPGGKVPFTTKIKFTDDSSKDRIPCYRILDNCGQQIRSSTSEMISKELAVKLYSSMVTLQMLDTIFNEAQRQGRISFYLTSNGEEAINIASAAALSNDDVILPQYREHGVLLWRGFSLQEFANQLFGNRSDYGKGRQMPIHYGSNKLNYITVSSPLATQIPQAVGVAYSLKMEKRDACAVTYFGDGSSSEGDFHAGLNLAAVLEAPVIFFCRNNGWAISTPVTDQFRSDGIAAKGQAYGIPSIRVDGNDVLAVYDAVREAREMAIKEQRPVLIEALTYRVGHHSTSDDSTKYRAIEEIEQWKTARNPISRYRNWVESNGWWNEEQESELRGSIRKQLMNAIQVAEQIEKPLLADLFTDVYHEMPSNLQEQERSLTETMKKHPQDFPSGFAV is encoded by the exons ATGGCTGTCTGCTTAAAAACATCCAGAACCGCTTTGCACTACGTCAGGACAAGGCCTGGTCCTGCTTTTACTCATCTTCTTAACAGGACCTTCTTCTCCTGTTCATCACATCACTGCAATCCTCGTATCATCAGTACTAATGAGTATCGTGTGCATTCATCGTTTCTCGGCCTTGGTTCTCGAGCTTCTCAACATTCCAAAGCTCTGAAAGTCGAAGATCACGATCACTCTGAAAACGAG GAATGGGACTTTCCAGGCGGTAAAGTTCCATTTACAACGAAGATAAAATTCACCGATGATTCTTCCAAAGACAGGATACCTTGTTATCGAATTCTTGATAATTGCGGCCAACAAATACGATCGAGCACATCAGAAATG ATAAGCAAGGAACTCGCAGTGAAGTTATACAGTAGCATGGTTACACTGCAAATGCTGGACACCATCTTCAATGAGGCACAGAGGCAAGGAAGAATTTCATTCTATCTTACTTCAAATGGAGAAGAAGCTATTAACATAGCATCAGCTGCTGCACTGTCTAATGATGATGTTATCTTACCTCAA TACCGTGAACATGGAGTGCTCTTATGGCGTGGTTTCAGCCTACAAGAATTTGCCAaccaattgtttggaaacagatcAGATTACGGGAAGGGCAGGCAAATGCCTATTCATTATGGATCTAACAAGCTCAACTACATCACCGTCTCATCGCCTTTAGC TACTCAGATTCCACAGGCTGTTGGGGTTGCATATTCTCTTAAAATGGAAAAACGGGATGCATGTGCTGTTACTTATTTTGGGGATGGGTCTTCCAGTGAG GGGGATTTCCATGCCGGTTTAAATCTGGCAGCAGTTTTGGAGGCTCCAGTGATCTTCTTTTGTAGGAACAATGGTTGGGCCATAAGTACTCCCGTCACAGATCAGTTCCGGA GTGATGGAATTGCAGCCAAAGGCCAGGCTTATGGTATCCCAAGTATACGAGTCGATGGAAATGACGTCCTTGCTGTTTATGATGCAGTACGTGAAGCTCGTGAAATGGCTATTAAGGAACAGCGACCCGTTTTAATTGAG GCTCTCACATACCGAGTAGGACACCACTCTACCTCTGATGATTCCACCAAGTACCGGGCCATAGAAGAAATCGAGCAATGGAAAACAGCTCGAAATCCTATTTCTAGATACAGAAATTGGGTGGAAAGTAATGGATGGTGGAATGAAGAACAGGAATCTGAGCTCCGTGGAAGTATTAGAAAACAG CTTATGAATGCAATCCAAGTTGCAGAGCAGATAGAGAAACCACTGCTTGCAGATTTGTTCACTGATGTATACCATGAAATGCCCTCAAACCTCCAGGAGCAGGAGAGATCACTAACAGAAACTATGAAGAAACACCCGCAAGACTTCCCCTCTGGTTTTGCCGTATGA